The following are encoded together in the Arcticibacterium luteifluviistationis genome:
- a CDS encoding mechanosensitive ion channel family protein, producing MLEILINRLVNRGFDLSGADTLARVIIFVLIIVLSLVAYWISKRFILKGLTAIIGRTETQWDDIILRKKVFNRLAYLVPAMVIYISIPIPFEGYDWLINLINGVVLICMIGIGILALDAFLNASLSIYRTYDVSNRIPIKGFIQVAKIFIYFTSGVFIISILLNKTPIYLFSSLGALTAVLMFIFKDSILGFVAGIQLSANRMVANGDWIEMSKYGADGNIVEIALTTVKVQNWDKTITTIPTYALITESFKNWRGMSESGGRRIKRSINLDINTIQFCTEEMIARFSKIQYISDYIEKKKREVQEDNKLGHVDNSSLVNGRRMTNIGTFRAYVEAYLINNQAINQDMTFLVRQLEPTEHGLPLEIYVFSKDQEWANYENIQANIFDHILAVVPEFDLRVFQDPSGRDFKNLAKR from the coding sequence ATGCTTGAAATTCTTATAAATCGCTTAGTAAATAGAGGTTTTGACTTATCTGGGGCAGATACTTTGGCTCGAGTTATAATCTTCGTATTGATTATTGTTTTAAGCCTAGTAGCTTATTGGATTTCGAAACGATTTATACTAAAAGGGTTGACCGCAATTATTGGTCGGACAGAAACGCAATGGGATGACATTATACTAAGAAAAAAAGTATTCAATCGCCTAGCTTACCTAGTTCCAGCTATGGTAATTTATATATCTATTCCCATTCCCTTTGAAGGTTATGATTGGTTAATTAATTTGATTAATGGAGTTGTTTTGATATGCATGATTGGCATTGGTATACTAGCACTTGATGCTTTTTTAAATGCTTCATTGAGTATTTACAGAACATATGACGTGTCAAATAGAATTCCGATAAAGGGGTTTATTCAGGTAGCTAAAATATTCATTTATTTTACTAGTGGCGTTTTCATCATTTCCATTTTGTTAAACAAAACGCCAATTTATCTATTTAGTAGCTTGGGGGCACTTACTGCCGTTTTGATGTTTATTTTCAAAGATTCTATTTTGGGATTTGTAGCTGGAATACAATTATCTGCAAATAGAATGGTGGCTAATGGTGACTGGATTGAAATGTCAAAATATGGTGCCGATGGAAACATTGTTGAAATAGCATTAACCACCGTTAAGGTGCAAAATTGGGACAAAACAATTACCACAATACCGACCTATGCATTAATTACCGAATCATTTAAAAACTGGCGAGGTATGTCTGAATCAGGCGGTAGGAGAATTAAACGTTCCATTAATCTAGATATTAATACCATTCAATTTTGTACAGAAGAGATGATTGCTCGATTTAGTAAAATCCAGTATATCTCCGATTATATTGAAAAAAAGAAAAGAGAGGTGCAAGAAGATAATAAATTGGGTCATGTTGATAATTCCAGCCTAGTGAATGGTAGGAGGATGACCAACATTGGAACATTTCGTGCCTATGTGGAAGCATATTTAATAAACAACCAGGCAATCAACCAGGATATGACTTTTTTGGTAAGGCAGCTTGAGCCCACTGAACATGGGTTGCCGCTAGAAATTTACGTATTTAGCAAAGACCAAGAATGGGCCAACTATGAAAATATTCAGGCAAATATCTTTGATCATATTTTAGCTGTTGTACCTGAATTTGATTTACGAGTATTTCAAGACCCTAGTGGTAGGGATTTTAAGAATTTGGCTAAACGATGA
- a CDS encoding sialidase family protein — MNSCKNWILITLFLTSFVAISQQVISKEDGLVSSSLVFAPQAKHVHSSSIVDLPNGDFLVVWFYGSGERNSDDVQLMGARLRKGETKWSEPFPMADTPNIPDCNPVLFLNQDKKLFLVWIAVQANKWEQSILRYKTTMDYLKPGAPNWTWQDNILLKPSDDFAKEVVNKFKEQPDEGKGWSEYAPKYDEMIIEASEDITKRSIGWMTRIKPLVMENGRIVLPLYSDGYNMSMMAISDDKGTTWRPSLPLVGRGPIQPALVQKKNKNLVAFLRDSGDYPPRVHYSESSDLGESWSMSVKTDIPNTASVEILALADGRWAFIGNDMPDGRNRLVLFLSDDEGKTWKWKTSLENVEPNAGGFSYPSLIQTSDGLLHITYSHHLPNDNKSIKYVVINPAKISIK; from the coding sequence ATGAATAGTTGTAAAAATTGGATTTTAATCACGTTGTTTCTGACTTCTTTCGTTGCTATTTCCCAGCAAGTGATAAGTAAGGAAGATGGCTTAGTTAGTTCAAGTCTTGTTTTTGCCCCTCAGGCCAAGCATGTGCACAGTAGTAGCATAGTGGATTTACCGAATGGTGATTTTTTAGTTGTATGGTTTTATGGAAGTGGTGAGCGTAATTCTGATGATGTTCAATTGATGGGAGCAAGGCTTAGAAAAGGTGAAACTAAGTGGAGTGAACCTTTTCCGATGGCAGACACACCAAATATTCCAGACTGCAATCCCGTGCTTTTTTTGAATCAAGATAAAAAACTTTTCTTGGTTTGGATTGCGGTTCAGGCCAATAAATGGGAGCAATCTATATTAAGGTATAAAACAACAATGGATTACCTTAAACCTGGTGCTCCAAATTGGACTTGGCAAGACAATATATTACTAAAGCCTAGCGATGATTTTGCAAAAGAAGTTGTGAACAAATTCAAAGAGCAACCAGATGAGGGCAAGGGGTGGTCAGAATATGCACCCAAATACGATGAAATGATAATAGAAGCCAGTGAAGACATCACTAAAAGGAGTATTGGCTGGATGACCAGAATCAAACCTTTGGTTATGGAGAATGGTAGGATAGTGCTGCCTTTGTACTCTGATGGTTATAATATGTCTATGATGGCTATTTCTGACGACAAAGGCACCACATGGAGGCCAAGTTTGCCTTTGGTGGGTCGCGGGCCTATTCAGCCTGCTTTGGTTCAGAAAAAGAATAAAAACTTGGTGGCTTTTTTACGTGACAGTGGCGATTATCCTCCTAGGGTACATTATAGTGAATCCTCAGACCTTGGCGAGTCTTGGTCTATGAGTGTAAAAACTGATATACCAAATACAGCGAGCGTGGAAATTCTTGCTTTGGCTGATGGCCGTTGGGCTTTTATCGGTAATGATATGCCTGATGGCAGAAATCGTCTGGTGCTTTTTTTGTCTGACGATGAGGGCAAAACATGGAAGTGGAAAACTAGCCTCGAAAATGTGGAGCCTAACGCTGGTGGGTTTTCGTATCCTAGCTTGATACAAACTTCAGATGGCTTATTGCACATAACGTACTCGCACCATTTGCCAAACGATAATAAGTCTATTAAGTACGTGGTTATTAACCCAGCTAAAATTTCAATTAAATAA
- a CDS encoding RNA polymerase sigma factor, producing the protein METLNGTIQKVAKGDSKAFTKIYDYYREPGLRFITSIVKDNEEAENMLQEVFIKIWHRRDQINPELNFNAYLYTCLKNMAFDHLKKIDKNQQMLAQYLIKVKENHETAVDVEEIKIDMLLSAMSTLPKKRKRILQLILEEGKSYQEIAEIMRISKNTVKNQLVKAKQYLRLNMDISSAY; encoded by the coding sequence ATGGAAACATTAAATGGAACAATTCAGAAAGTTGCCAAAGGCGATTCTAAGGCATTTACTAAAATATATGATTATTACAGAGAACCAGGGCTACGGTTTATTACCTCTATTGTAAAAGACAATGAGGAAGCCGAAAATATGCTTCAGGAGGTGTTTATTAAGATATGGCATCGCAGAGACCAAATTAATCCTGAATTAAACTTCAATGCCTATCTTTATACTTGCTTAAAAAATATGGCTTTTGATCATTTGAAAAAAATTGACAAAAACCAGCAAATGCTCGCTCAGTACTTGATAAAAGTGAAAGAGAACCACGAAACGGCCGTTGATGTCGAAGAAATAAAAATAGACATGTTGCTTTCTGCAATGTCTACCCTTCCCAAAAAGCGAAAAAGGATTTTACAACTTATTTTAGAGGAAGGAAAGTCATATCAGGAAATTGCCGAAATAATGCGAATATCCAAAAACACAGTTAAAAATCAACTTGTGAAAGCAAAGCAGTACTTAAGGTTAAATATGGATATCTCGTCTGCATATTAA
- a CDS encoding SusC/RagA family TonB-linked outer membrane protein, whose translation MELRFTYHRMLRRLFITTVIIGLCFSNVWAQAQAITGTVTAEEDGSVIPGVNVVLKGTFKGTTSNASGKYSIDVENANSVLIFSFVGYNPIEVPVGTRSIINVSMSQNSSTLNEVVVTALGIKREEKSLGYSVAKVDGEDMNRVTTENVLNGMSGKVAGVSINSTGATGSSVSMVIRGAKSLSSDNQPLFVIDGVPIINSLNNVSEIGRDNKVDYGNAISDLNPDNIESISVLKGPSAAALYGSRAGNGVVIITTKNGSKNGKMTVNVTTNTVFDKPYKFLDMHSQFATGILPFTPDNNPYPGGVLYIDEGSAGGAGPELDIGNNAIQWNSPLDANGNPVPSPLVSYPNNVENFVQTGITTTNGISLANSNDVMNYRVSYSNMTNRGIIPNSDLFKNSLALNTTINVSKKLRLSTALDMSRNNSNNRPAGERGTNPLQWAYAVSPHINILELEDYWVPGQEGLQQRSQSIGNFNNPYFLANEVNNAFERNRLFGNMKLDYQVTPNINLMARYALDTYKETRETKIGASYTGEPRGAYGLINLGRYERNIDVLATYSKSLENFSLSVSAGGNSRSSKFTDVSNTSRSGTGLVIPGLYTLQNIAPSNMAYASSLLNKVVYSAYGIANLGFKDMIYLDLTARNDWSSTLPVENRSYFYPSASLSVLVNELFPISSNAINMLKLRGGVAQVGNDTNPYALINTLDNNEAWGGTTRLSKSGTILLPDLKPEISTSYEVGVDLTMFRNKLRFSGTYYRVDNRNQIIPTKLPSSTGYTSKNINAGLLVSKGIELTLGGTPFERNGWRLDLTTNFYKNSTTIKSLSEGLDFYTLWTDAKGGAWTYVGEEIGDIYDRELVTVKDKSSPYYGYPILDSDGSWQDINANNTKTKIGNFNPDFILGMQTSLTYKKLSLNMTFDWRSGGDFVSQTYRYGESDLKSQRFLDNLINPNGMTGDALRDYLVANENDMIIVNGNDFNIVGGPTAEYGGFPFEYGGNTYPYAVFNPGVLATYNENGEIESYTENLGGAGTKYIPYGDNYPWSFTKAALFDASFIKLREISFAYDITGSVTEKLGLQNASFSVYSRNIILWTAANIGIDPEMAFQPQANSQAGTQFKQGIERYNVTPWVIPVGFKLNLTF comes from the coding sequence ATGGAACTACGCTTTACTTATCATCGTATGTTACGGCGTTTATTTATTACGACCGTAATAATTGGACTTTGTTTTTCAAATGTTTGGGCACAGGCCCAAGCAATTACCGGTACGGTTACAGCCGAAGAAGACGGCTCTGTTATCCCCGGTGTAAATGTGGTATTGAAAGGTACATTCAAAGGCACCACCTCCAATGCAAGCGGAAAATATTCGATTGACGTCGAGAATGCCAACTCCGTTCTGATTTTTTCTTTTGTGGGTTATAACCCTATAGAGGTACCCGTCGGAACTCGTAGCATAATTAACGTTTCAATGTCGCAAAATTCTTCCACGCTAAATGAAGTGGTGGTGACCGCTCTTGGAATCAAGAGAGAAGAAAAGTCTCTTGGTTATTCTGTTGCCAAAGTAGACGGAGAAGATATGAACCGAGTTACCACCGAGAATGTGCTAAATGGTATGTCTGGTAAAGTAGCTGGTGTTAGTATCAATTCCACAGGTGCTACTGGCTCATCTGTAAGTATGGTAATCCGTGGTGCCAAATCACTTTCTAGCGACAATCAACCTCTATTTGTGATTGACGGTGTTCCAATTATTAATTCACTTAATAATGTGAGTGAAATTGGTCGTGACAATAAGGTAGATTACGGAAATGCAATATCAGATTTAAACCCTGACAACATTGAGAGTATATCTGTCCTGAAAGGCCCTAGTGCTGCGGCATTATATGGTTCTAGAGCAGGTAATGGTGTGGTGATTATTACTACAAAAAATGGGTCAAAAAACGGAAAAATGACTGTTAATGTAACCACAAACACTGTTTTTGACAAGCCTTACAAGTTTTTGGATATGCATTCACAATTTGCTACAGGTATTTTACCTTTTACTCCTGATAATAACCCTTATCCAGGTGGTGTGTTATATATTGATGAAGGTTCTGCTGGTGGAGCTGGCCCTGAACTGGACATTGGAAATAATGCAATTCAATGGAATAGCCCTTTAGATGCCAACGGTAACCCTGTTCCTTCTCCTTTGGTTTCTTATCCTAATAATGTTGAAAATTTTGTTCAAACTGGGATTACAACTACAAATGGTATCTCACTGGCAAATAGTAATGATGTGATGAATTATAGAGTATCATATTCAAACATGACCAACAGAGGAATTATTCCAAATTCTGACCTCTTCAAAAACTCGTTAGCCTTGAATACTACTATAAACGTTAGCAAAAAGCTTCGTTTAAGTACTGCACTGGATATGAGCCGAAACAACTCAAACAATCGTCCTGCAGGTGAAAGAGGTACTAATCCACTTCAATGGGCTTATGCTGTTTCGCCACATATTAACATTTTAGAACTTGAAGATTATTGGGTACCTGGTCAAGAGGGACTTCAACAAAGGTCACAGTCAATTGGCAACTTCAATAACCCTTATTTTCTGGCAAATGAAGTTAATAACGCATTTGAAAGAAATAGACTATTTGGTAATATGAAACTTGATTATCAAGTAACACCAAATATCAACCTGATGGCTAGGTATGCTCTAGATACTTACAAAGAAACCAGAGAAACCAAAATTGGAGCTAGCTACACCGGAGAACCACGTGGAGCTTATGGATTGATAAACTTGGGCAGATACGAAAGGAATATTGACGTTTTAGCAACCTACAGTAAGAGCTTAGAAAATTTCTCACTATCTGTTTCGGCAGGAGGTAACTCTCGTAGCTCTAAATTCACCGATGTGAGTAATACTAGTAGAAGCGGAACGGGATTGGTAATACCTGGATTATATACACTGCAAAACATTGCACCGTCTAACATGGCATACGCCAGTAGCTTACTTAATAAAGTGGTTTATAGTGCTTATGGAATAGCAAATCTTGGTTTCAAAGATATGATTTACTTAGACTTAACAGCTAGAAATGACTGGTCAAGTACTTTACCAGTAGAAAACAGATCTTACTTCTATCCATCGGCCTCATTGAGTGTCCTTGTTAATGAACTCTTCCCTATTTCATCAAATGCCATAAATATGTTGAAACTGAGAGGTGGTGTAGCACAAGTAGGAAATGACACTAACCCTTATGCTTTAATAAATACATTGGACAACAATGAAGCATGGGGTGGAACTACCAGGTTATCAAAATCAGGAACCATTCTTTTACCTGATTTGAAGCCGGAAATTTCTACTTCTTATGAAGTTGGTGTAGACCTTACCATGTTTAGAAATAAACTTAGATTCTCTGGAACTTACTATAGGGTAGATAACAGAAATCAGATCATCCCGACTAAGCTTCCTTCTTCAACCGGTTATACTTCTAAAAACATCAATGCCGGCTTACTAGTTAGTAAAGGTATTGAGTTGACTTTAGGTGGTACTCCTTTTGAAAGAAATGGCTGGAGACTTGATTTGACAACCAATTTCTACAAAAACTCTACTACTATCAAGAGTCTTTCTGAAGGTTTAGATTTCTATACCCTATGGACAGATGCAAAAGGTGGTGCTTGGACTTATGTGGGTGAAGAAATAGGTGATATTTATGACCGTGAGTTAGTTACTGTTAAAGACAAGTCTTCTCCTTATTATGGTTATCCTATATTAGACTCAGACGGCTCATGGCAGGACATTAATGCTAATAATACTAAAACGAAAATCGGAAATTTCAATCCTGATTTCATTTTAGGAATGCAGACGTCATTGACCTATAAGAAATTGAGTTTGAATATGACTTTTGACTGGAGAAGTGGTGGTGATTTTGTTTCTCAAACATATAGATACGGGGAATCAGATCTTAAGTCTCAAAGATTCTTAGACAACCTTATTAATCCTAATGGTATGACGGGTGATGCTCTTCGTGACTATTTGGTTGCCAATGAAAATGACATGATTATAGTTAATGGGAATGATTTCAATATTGTAGGTGGGCCTACCGCAGAATACGGCGGATTCCCATTCGAATATGGTGGAAATACTTATCCGTATGCTGTGTTTAATCCTGGAGTTTTGGCTACTTATAACGAGAATGGTGAAATAGAATCTTATACAGAAAACCTAGGAGGAGCCGGTACTAAATATATACCATATGGAGACAATTACCCATGGAGTTTTACAAAAGCCGCTTTATTTGATGCTTCATTTATCAAGCTTAGAGAAATATCATTTGCTTATGATATCACAGGAAGCGTAACTGAAAAGCTTGGTTTACAGAATGCTTCGTTCTCAGTATATAGCCGAAACATCATACTATGGACGGCAGCTAATATAGGCATTGACCCAGAAATGGCTTTCCAACCTCAAGCGAACTCGCAAGCGGGTACGCAGTTTAAACAAGGTATAGAAAGATACAATGTAACCCCTTGGGTAATTCCAGTTGGATTTAAACTAAATCTAACATTTTAA